The stretch of DNA GTCTGGCTATCCTCAGCGGTAGAGAATACCTCGGTCTTTTTGACCGGGATAGTGGTATTGCGCTCAATCAGGGTGGTCATCACCCTGCCAAGGGTTTCCACGCCCAGGGAAAGGGGCGTCACATCCAGCAGGAGGACGTCTTTCACATCGCCAGCCAGAACGCCGCCCTGGATGGCTGCGCCCATCGACACCACTTCATCGGGGTTGACGCCCTTGTTGGGCTCTTTTCCGCCAGTCAGATCACGCACCAGGTCCTGGATCATCGGCATGCGGGTTGCGCCGCCGACGAGGACGACTTCATCAATCTGCCCGACCTTGAGGTTGGCGTCTTTGAGAGCAGCGTTGAAGGGTCCCTTCGCGCGCTCAACCAGGTGGGCGGTCATTTGTTCAAGTTTAGCCCGGTTTAATTTCAACAGCAGATGCTTCGGTCCGGAAGCGTCAGCGGTCACATAGGGCAAATTGATTTCCGTTTCCATTACAGAGCTTAATTCAATTTTCGCCTTTTCGGCTGCCTCGCGCAAACGTTGCAATGCCTGGCGGTCTTCGCGCAGGTCAATACCCTGCTCGCGTTTAAATTCATCCGCTGCCCAGTTCACAACGACTTCATCCCAGTCATCGCCACCCAGGTGTGTATCGCCGTTAGTGGCTTTGACTTCAATCACGCCTTCGCCGACTTCAAGCAGCGATACGTCAAAGGTTCCGCCGCCCAGGTCAAAGACGAGGATGATCTCGCTTTCTTTTTTGTCCAGCCCGTAGGTCAGGGCTGAGGCGGTGGGTTCGTTGATGATGCGCATCACTTCTAAACCGGCAATCTTACCGGCGTCCTTGGTGGCTTGGCGCTGGCTGTCGTTGAAGTATGCAGGTACAGTGATCACCGCCTTTGTCACAGGTTGACCTAAATAGGCTTCTGCGTCCGTCTTCAGTTTGGCGAGGATCATCGCCGAGATTTCCTGCGGTGTATAGGTCTTGCCAGTGATCGGGATATTCACGCGCGCATCGCCCGTGGGCCCGCTGACCACCTTGAAGGGTACCATTTCACGTTCGGATTTAACTTCATCGTAACGGCGACCCATAAAGCGTTTGATCGATGATATCGTATTTTCCGGGTTTACAACCGCCTGGCGTTTGGCGGGGATGCCGACCAGGCGCTCGCCTTGTTTATTAAAGGCAACTACTGATGGAAGCAGTCGTGAACCTTCTGCGGTGGAGATGACGGTTGCTGTGCCGCCTTCAACCACAGAAACAACGCTGTTTGTTGTTCCCAGGTCAATACCAATAATTTTTGACATAATCCATCCTCCAATTTCTTTTTCTTTATCACTATGAAGATACTGAATCAGTCATAGAAGATCGTTAACAAATTATTGGATAATTATTAGCATCTTGGGGGGAGGGTCAATCGCGGTTCTTTTGATCAAGCTTTTTCCTCGCATGGCGGGTGCGCAGGATCAACGTGAAGGCATAAATCGCCAGGGTGCCGAGGATGATGGAAAAACCAAGGATCATTTCAGTGAGGGTGTTGGCGGGCATCTTATTCTACCTCCCGGGTCATTTCAAACTCTAATTGTGCCAAGCGCACACGGCGCCAGACCAGGTCGACCAGCAAAACCGTGAAAACCAGCAGACTGAGCAGCAGGGTGTTTAACATGCGGGGTGACATACTGAAGGCGCCACCTGTCCTGTCAGCGGGCGCGATCACCACCGGGTGGATGGTGCGGAATAGCCGAATGGAGAAAAAGGTCAGCGGGACAGTTAACGCCGCCAGTATGGCGAAAACAGCTCCCAGGCGCGCCTGGGCTTCCGGCGTGCTCACCCCGGCGCGCAGGATAAAATACGCCAGGTAAATCAGCGTCATGATCGCGGTTGTGGTCAATCGCGGGTCCCACACCCACCACGTGTTCCAGATCGGGCGCGCCCAGATCATCCCGCTGAAGATGGCAATGATGGAGAACACCAGGCCAACTTCAATGGCTGCAGAAGAAAGCCAATCCCAGCGGATGCGGCGCGTCAACAAGTAACCGGCGCCGCCCACTGCCCCGAGAATAAAGCATACCATTCCAGCCCAGGCGGCGGAGATGTGAAAGTAAAACACCTTTTGTACCGGGCCCATCACAACTTCAACCGGCGTATAAACGATGATGATCAGCATCGCGAGGGGCACCAGGATCAGCGAGAGAAGATCCAGAACCACCAGGGCGACGGGTTTTTTTGGCATCTCAATCCTCCAGGATGGTTTCAAAAAATAACAAACCGGCAGCGTTGAAGATCAATACCCCTGCCAGCAGCAGGTAGATCCAGCTCGACATCTCAGACAGCGGTTGTTCGGCGAGCACACCGCGGCTGGCTTCCACAGCAGCGATCAGGATCGGCAGCGCCAGCGGGTAGAGCAGCACAGGCAGCAGCACATCACGTGTGCGCGCCTGAATGCTGAGCGCAGATAGCAGGGTTCCCAGGCTGGTGTAGGCGGCTAATCCTAAAAGCATGACCAGAAACAAGGGGGCGCGCAGCAAGTTCTGCCCATAAAACAGGCTGAACACTGGCAACAGCAGCAATCCCACCAGGGTTGTGAAGCAGAAGTTTCCCAGGGTCTTGCCAAAAAAGATGGCCGAGCGATCGACCGGCGCCAGCAATAAGCCATCCAGGGCGTTGTTTTCACGCTCCAGGCTGATGCTGCGATTTAACCCCAGTGTGGAGGCAAAAGCCAGGGAGACCCACAACAGCCCGGAGGTCAGCCCAGCCTGCACATCCGGTGCGAGTTGCAGGGCGAAGTTGAACAGGAACACGATCATCAACGCAAACATTAACATGACGGGCAGACCCTGGCGACCGCGCCACTCAACCTGGATATCCTTACGCAAAATCTGCCACACCACGCCCAGGTAAGCGCCGATCGCTTTCATGTCACCTCCCCCAGATAGCTGTTCAGTTCAGGCGATTCAGCCAGCGCGGAAACGGGGATATGCACGTCGATGCGTCCATCTTTGAGCCAGGCCACATGCGAGGCGAGCGTCAGCAGGCGCTGCGGACGGTGGGCTGCCAGCAGGATAATACGGTCCGGGCGGTGCCAATTTTGCAGGAATCGATCGAGAAAGCCGGCGGCTTCCTGGTCCAGGCTGGTGTAGGGTTCGTCAAACAGCAGGATGGAAGGTTGGTGCAATGTGGCGCGGGCGAGTGACAGGCGCTGCAGCAAGCCGCGAGACAGGGTGCGCACGGGCTGATGCTGATGTGCGACTAAACCGAGAGCCTGCAGAGCCTGTGAGATTCTTGCCTCACGATTTTCCAACGGGTAGAGACGTGCACTGTGAAGCAGGTTTTCATACGCGCTCAGGTCCTGATAAACCATGGGTTGATGACCTACATAGCCAATTTCCCTGCGCACCAGGGGATTGCTCGGCCCATCTGCACCGTAAAGGGTCACTGCACCCTGGCTGGGGCGCACCAACCCAGCCAGAGTGCGTAAGAGGGTGGTTTTACCGACGCCATTGTCACCCACCAGCAGGCAAAAATCACCGCGATTAATGGTCAACGATAATTGATTTAACACAGGATGGCGATGATAGCGTTTTACCAGGCCATGAACATCAATCCGAAGCAACTCCGGCGGAAAAGTCATTCTTGCCATGATGGTTCAATTATATTGCAAGGCTTGGGATGTGGGTACTGTTATAGGGCGTGACCGCAGTAGACGCAAAATTTGTCACCAGGTTTTATCGGTGCACCACAATACGGACAATATGGATTGCCATCCGCTGCATATGATTTTGGGAAAAAGTCTGGCGCCACCGATTGGGGAACTGAATCCTTTAATTCAGATGAATCGTCAGCAAAAGAGCTCACATGATAGGTACCCGTTTGCTTTTCCTTGATCATTCGCACTTCGGGTTCCTCTGCGGAAGTAGAGAGCCAAGCATCTTGATCTTTTTTCGCCTCAATCCCATGCAAGGTGCCCTGGTATTTGTGAGCGCTGGCATGCCCAGGTTCGAGGTTTGAAGGTTCAATTGCATCGCTGTTGGCGGCATCCTCAGGGGAGGGGATCAGCTCGATTTCCAGAA from Brevefilum fermentans encodes:
- the dnaK gene encoding molecular chaperone DnaK codes for the protein MSKIIGIDLGTTNSVVSVVEGGTATVISTAEGSRLLPSVVAFNKQGERLVGIPAKRQAVVNPENTISSIKRFMGRRYDEVKSEREMVPFKVVSGPTGDARVNIPITGKTYTPQEISAMILAKLKTDAEAYLGQPVTKAVITVPAYFNDSQRQATKDAGKIAGLEVMRIINEPTASALTYGLDKKESEIILVFDLGGGTFDVSLLEVGEGVIEVKATNGDTHLGGDDWDEVVVNWAADEFKREQGIDLREDRQALQRLREAAEKAKIELSSVMETEINLPYVTADASGPKHLLLKLNRAKLEQMTAHLVERAKGPFNAALKDANLKVGQIDEVVLVGGATRMPMIQDLVRDLTGGKEPNKGVNPDEVVSMGAAIQGGVLAGDVKDVLLLDVTPLSLGVETLGRVMTTLIERNTTIPVKKTEVFSTAEDSQTSVDIHVLQGERPMASDNMSLGRFRLDGIPPAPRGIPQIEVTFDIDANGILNVTAKDKASGKEQKITITASTNLDKSDIDKMVSDAAKHRAEDEQRKALIEMRNQGDQLAYQAEKLLRDMGEKVTAEQRANVESKVNDLREAIQGEDKARIQSLIDTLQTDLQAIGEAAYQHTDAGAAAPQPPEHDAHPNDEDVVEGEFREA
- a CDS encoding cytochrome c biogenesis protein — protein: MPKKPVALVVLDLLSLILVPLAMLIIIVYTPVEVVMGPVQKVFYFHISAAWAGMVCFILGAVGGAGYLLTRRIRWDWLSSAAIEVGLVFSIIAIFSGMIWARPIWNTWWVWDPRLTTTAIMTLIYLAYFILRAGVSTPEAQARLGAVFAILAALTVPLTFFSIRLFRTIHPVVIAPADRTGGAFSMSPRMLNTLLLSLLVFTVLLVDLVWRRVRLAQLEFEMTREVE
- a CDS encoding heme exporter protein CcmB, translated to MKAIGAYLGVVWQILRKDIQVEWRGRQGLPVMLMFALMIVFLFNFALQLAPDVQAGLTSGLLWVSLAFASTLGLNRSISLERENNALDGLLLAPVDRSAIFFGKTLGNFCFTTLVGLLLLPVFSLFYGQNLLRAPLFLVMLLGLAAYTSLGTLLSALSIQARTRDVLLPVLLYPLALPILIAAVEASRGVLAEQPLSEMSSWIYLLLAGVLIFNAAGLLFFETILED
- the ccmA gene encoding heme ABC exporter ATP-binding protein CcmA, which codes for MARMTFPPELLRIDVHGLVKRYHRHPVLNQLSLTINRGDFCLLVGDNGVGKTTLLRTLAGLVRPSQGAVTLYGADGPSNPLVRREIGYVGHQPMVYQDLSAYENLLHSARLYPLENREARISQALQALGLVAHQHQPVRTLSRGLLQRLSLARATLHQPSILLFDEPYTSLDQEAAGFLDRFLQNWHRPDRIILLAAHRPQRLLTLASHVAWLKDGRIDVHIPVSALAESPELNSYLGEVT
- a CDS encoding zinc ribbon domain-containing protein yields the protein MDLTLILLFLIIAIGITFLLFILFYRAEKDNETSNPKAEHESNDQEPLLEIELIPSPEDAANSDAIEPSNLEPGHASAHKYQGTLHGIEAKKDQDAWLSTSAEEPEVRMIKEKQTGTYHVSSFADDSSELKDSVPQSVAPDFFPKSYAADGNPYCPYCGAPIKPGDKFCVYCGHAL